In Malus sylvestris chromosome 15, drMalSylv7.2, whole genome shotgun sequence, a single genomic region encodes these proteins:
- the LOC126605395 gene encoding uncharacterized protein LOC126605395 gives MAVVIESSVWEPNPGVYIFIFLASLFSIIVFPYASSSGSSSSSGKAPSLFDHGISPTASSLRFQRNCLLIYSLASGMEGVWSVFGEFELAYYGLSRKQMLFSLCVGFAASLIVGSFLGVLSDLIGPKKVCILFCILHLFLGLWKRITDHPSILVARICLSLTASIFSFSFETWMVVQHEEQGHRQDMLSETFWLMSFFEAASLIGSQVLSNWLIGDNLEKNMASHSITAVFLAILGLVCLLRGWTQTPQKVALKEYRASFSAYIFGDKRIWLLAWAQACLHFSIAVFWILWAPTIVADGREVHLGLIYPCFLGSRMLGSTVFPWLNSGLSSLRTEDCLVYAFIMLGLVLSITAYDYQEIGVLVTLFCIFHAGLGVVLPSVARLRTMYVPNALRGGMISLSQAPANAAILLFLVQGKYYHNIGNSTIIAFAALGLFTAAGCMHVLKRWGKQPYHNWHKL, from the exons ATGGCGGTGGTGATTGAGAGCTCCGTTTGGGAACCGAATCCCGGCGTATACATATTCATCTTCCTGGCCTCTCTCTTCTCCATCATCGTCTTCCCTTATGCTTCTAGCagcggcagcagcagcagctccGGCAAAGCTCCGTCGCTCTTCGACCATGGAATCTCCCCCACCGCTTCCTCTCTGCGCTTCCAGCGCAACTGCCTTCTCATCTATTCTCTCGCCTCGG GTATGGAAGGAGTGTGGTCTGTATTTGGAGAGTTCGAATTAGCTTACTACGGTTTGAGCAGAAAGCAAATGCTGTTTTCTCTCTGTGTTGGATTTGCAGCATCTCTCATTGTTGGTTCTTTCTTAGGCGTGCTTTCGGATTTAAT AGGTCCAAAGAAAGTTTGCATCCTCTTTTGCATTCTACATCTCTTTCTTGGCTTGTGGAAGAGAATTACTGATCACCCGAGCATTTTGGTGGCGAGAATTTGCTTGTCTCTCACAGCTTCTATTTTTTCATTCAGTTTTGAGACGTGGATGGTAGTTCAACACGAAGAG CAAGGGCACAGGCAAGATATGTTGAGTGAGACGTTCTGGTTAATGAGTTTCTTTGAGGCTGCATCTCTTATTGGAAGCCAGGTGCTTTCAAATTGGCTCATTGGTGATAATTTGGAGAAAAACATGGCTTCTCATTCTATTACAGCCGTCTTCTTGGCAATACTTGGCTTAGTCTGTCTCCTGAGAGGATGGACACAAACCCCACAAAAAGTAGCTCTTAAGGAGTATAGGGCATCTTTCTCTGCATATATTTTTGGTG ATAAAAGAATATGGCTTTTGGCATGGGCACAAGCTTGTCTTCACTTCTCTATAGCAGTCTTCTGGATACTATGGGCCCCTACAATAGTG GCTGATGGACGAGAAGTGCACCTTGGGTTGATATATCCATGTTTTCTGGGCTCAAGAATGCTTGGAAGCACAGTATTTCCGTGGCTGAATAGTGGACTGTCATCCCTTAGAACTGAGGATTGCCTAGTATATGCATTCATCATGCTGGGGCTTGTATTGTCCATAACAGCTTATGATTATCAG GAAATTGGAGTTTTAGTGACACTGTTTTGCATATTTCACGCTGGTCTCGGGGTGGTTTTGCCTTCAGTTGCCAGATTGAGGACCAT GTATGTCCCTAATGCACTCCGTGGAGGGATGATAAGCCTTTCTCAAGCACCTGCAAATGCAGCAATTCTGCTTTTTCTGGTGCAA GGGAAATATTACCATAACATTGGTAATTCAACAATCATTGCTTTTGCTGCCCTTGGGCTATTCACAGCAGCTGGTTGCATGCATGTCTTGAAGCGATGGGGGAAGCAACCATATCACAACTGGCATAAATTGTGA
- the LOC126605397 gene encoding uncharacterized protein LOC126605397, with protein MINNERMEKICEVKLQNIRKEDVNLTLWGDTAKTFDFKALEHLTPTVLGVFTSLKVRQFRENIVPNISISTMIFINPDIPKAAPYKAIFVGPAHSVKMLSTSARQLMGSEQLENAEKMYVQDLNILDPDLYKNTSVLCRAAVTRFDTHAGWWYKACPCCYKQLRKDENNDMLICIKHNVQIPLPWFKVSLILEDASDETNAIIIGKPTERLFGTSCYDLVVEKGFTDQQELPYAILQCQGQIKIFQLRFGNLKNDFNRNDLLIQAIFDDKIQAVQSSSKASYESLAEFEEEDTTTQNFSSTPPLFDKELKHISSTILPTIVTSSTKSSIRKSLFSSENRKKQKRETEITEEIDERNASNIEDFPIKSLRNKVSPSKSEIVFAASKTRYNKCKDD; from the exons ATGATCAATAATGAGAGAATGGAGAAAATATGTGAAGTTAAGTTGCAAAATATCAG GAAAGAAGATGTTAACCTGACGTTGTGGGGTGACACTGCAAAGACTTTTGATTTCAAAGCTCTGGAACACTTGACACCAACAGTTTTGGGTGTTTTTACAAGCCTTAAAGTTAGACAATTCAGAG AAAATATTGTGCCGAACATCAGTATTTCCACAATGATTTTCATCAATCCAGACATTCCTAAGGCAGCACCTTACAAAGCAAT CTTTGTTGGTCCGGCTCATTCTGTAAAAATGTTGTCAACATCAGCAAGGCAATTAATGGGATCAGAACAATTAGAAAACGCTGAAAAAATGTATGTTcaggatttgaatattttggatCCAGATTTGTATAAG AACACTTCAGTCTTATGTAGAGCAGCTGTTACACGTTTTGACACGCATGCTGGCTGGTGGTACAAAGCATGTCCATGCTGCTACAAACAACTTAGAAAGGATGAAAATAATGACATGCTAATTTGTATAAAGCACAATGTTCAAATTCCCCTTCCCTG GTTCAAAGTAAGTTTAATCCTCGAAGACGCCAGCGATGAGACCAATGCTATCATCATTGGTAAACCGACTGAACGTTTATTTGGAACTTCATGTTATGATTTAGTTGTCGAAAAAGGGTTTACTGATCAACAAGAGCTACCATATGCAATTCTCCAATGTCAAGGGCAGATCAAAATTTTTCAACTTCgatttggaaatttgaaaaatgatTTCAACAGAAATGATCTTTTGATCCAAGCGATTTTCGACGACAAAATACAAGCTGTTCAATCAAGTTCCAAAGCTTCTTATGAATCATTGGCTGAATTTGAGGAGGAAGATACGACAACCCAGAATTTTTCATCTACCCCACCACTTTTTGATAAAGAGTTAAAACATATCTCTTCCACCATTTTACCCACTATTGTCACATCATCTACAAAAAGTTCAATTCGGAAGAGTCTCTTCAGCTCTGAGaatagaaaaaaacaaaaaag GGAAACTGAAATTACCGAAGAAATAGATGAACGAAACGCTTCAAACATTGAAGATTTTCCCATTAAATCTCTCAGGAACAAAGTGTCTCCAAGCAAATCTGAAATAGTGTTTGCTGCTTCCAAAACCCGATAC AATAAGTGCAAAGATGACTGA
- the LOC126605401 gene encoding uncharacterized protein At2g23090, with amino-acid sequence MGGGNGQKAKMAREKNLEKQKAAGKGSQLKTNEKAMSIQCKVCMQAFMCTTSEVKCREHAEAKHPKSDVYACFPHLKK; translated from the exons ATGGGAGGAGGCAACGGTCAGAAGGCCAAGATGGCGCGCGAGAAGAACTTGGAGAAGCAGAAGGCTGCCGGCAAAG GAAGTCAGCTTAAAACAAACGAGAAAGCCATGTCTATCCAG TGTAAGGTGTGCATGCAAGCATTTATGTGCACCACATCGGAAGTGAAGTGCAGGGAACATGCTGAGGCAAAGCATCCCAAGTCTGATGTCTACGCTTGTTTCCCTCATCTCAAGAAATGA
- the LOC126605396 gene encoding casein kinase II subunit alpha-2-like encodes MRTNPAIPLRFLLVCTLAALRAPVAHPPIVRTPCPLPNPPLETQTPTATQSTRRQISASSNPTAAATAAEAMSKARVYADVNVLRPKEYWDYESLTVQWGDQDDYEVVRKVGRGKYSEVFEGINVNTNERCIIKILKPVKKKKIKREIKILQNLCGGPNVVKFLDIVRDQHSKTPSLIFEFVNSTDFKILYPTLTDYDIRYYIYELLKALDYCHSQGIMHRDVKPHNVMIDHELRKLRLIDWGLAEFYHPGKEYNVRVASRYFKGPELLVDLQDYDYSLDMWSLGCMFAGMIFRKEPFFYGHDNHDQLVKIAKVLGTDELNAYLSKYHLELDPQLDALVGRHSRKPWSKFINADNQHLVSPEAIDFLDKLLRYDHQDRLTAKEAMGHPYFSQVRAAESSRMRT; translated from the exons ATGCGCACAAATCCAGCAATACCCCTTCGCTTCCTGCTAGTGTGCACCCTCGCTGCCTTGCGTGCGCCGGTCGCGCACCCTCCTATCGTGCGCACCCCCTGCCCTCTTCCAAACCCTCCCCTCGAGACGCAGACTCCCACAGCCACCCAATCCACTCGTCGCCAGATCTCGGCCTCGAGCAATCCCACCGCAGCGGCGACAGCAGCAGAAGCCATGTCCAAAGCACGCGTCTACGCCGACGTCAATGTCCTCCGCCCTAAGGAGTACTGGGACTACGAGTCCCTCACCGTCCAATGGGG tGATCAAGATGATTATGAAGTTGTTCGAAAAGTCGGAAGGGGGAAATACAGCGAGGTGTTCGAAGGTATAAATGTCAATACCAACGAGCGCTGTATAATCAAGATCCTCAAGCCTGTTAAGAAAAAGAAG ATTAAAAGAGAGATCAAAATTCTCCAGAACCTTTGCGGGGGCCCAAATGTTGTCAAGTTTCTTGATATTGTTCGAGATCAGCATTCGAAAACCCCAAGCCTGATTTTTGAGTTTGTGAACAGTAcagatttcaaaattttgtaccCCACACTGACTGATTATGACATACGCTACTACATATATGAGCTTCTTAAG GCGTTAGATTACTGCCATTCACAAGGAATAATGCATAGGGATGTCAAGCCTCACAACGTTATGATAGACCATGAATTACGCAAACTTCGCTTGATAGACTGGGGTCTTGCTGAATTTTACCACCCTGGCAAGGAATACAATGTCCGCGTAGCATCCAG ATATTTTAAGGGCCCTGAACTTCTAGTTGACCTGCAAGATTATGACTATTCTTTGGACATGTGGAGCCTTGGCTGTATGTTTGCGGGAATG ATATTTCGCAAGGAACCTTTCTTTTATGGTCATGACAACCATGACCAGCTGGTCAAAATTGCCAAG GTACTTGGGACTGATGAGCTGAATGCATATCTGAGCAAGTATCATTTAGAGCTTGATCCTCAACTTGATGCTCTGGTTGGGAG GCACAGCAGGAAGCCCTGGTCTAAGTTTATTAATGCAGATAATCAACATCTAGTTTCTCCAGAG GCCATCGATTTTCTGGATAAACTTCTTCGGTATGATCATCAAGACAGACTAACTGCAAAAGAGGCAATG GGCCATCCATATTTCTCGCAAGTGAGGGCAGCCGAAAGCAGCAGGATGCGGACGTAA